One Desulfurellaceae bacterium DNA window includes the following coding sequences:
- a CDS encoding YgiT-type zinc finger protein, whose protein sequence is MKCGVCGDRMISALTNLPFKLSEERIVILKQLPVLQCASCREYLIEDTVMARVEMLLVRTDSTAELEVLRYAA, encoded by the coding sequence ATGAAGTGTGGCGTGTGTGGCGATCGTATGATTTCGGCACTGACCAATTTGCCGTTCAAACTTTCCGAGGAGCGCATCGTCATCCTCAAGCAACTGCCGGTCTTGCAATGCGCGTCCTGCCGCGAATATCTCATCGAGGACACGGTCATGGCGCGTGTTGAGATGCTCCTCGTGCGCACCGATAGCACGGCGGAATTAGAGGTGCTTCGGTATGCAGCCTGA
- the glmS gene encoding glutamine--fructose-6-phosphate transaminase (isomerizing), translating to MCGIIGYVGHRQAAPLLYQGLQRLAYRGYDSAGLAVAGNGIVLRRSVGKLENLDHVLRAEPVQGTVGVGHTRWATHGRPSEENAHPHRAGQVVVIHNGIIENYLELRHELLARGRRFSSETDTEVISHLIDQHIQDGLTFAEATRAALKRLAGSFAIVALCESQPDTIIAAKNATPIVVGLGEGENFIASDIPALLDYTRQVAFLDDGDLAEVSRGGVRFSNFDGQPVERAPRHVSWDALTAQKEGYKHFLLKEIHEQPQAIIDTMRSRIRAEEGHVWLGELEAHGRVLDSIKRVALLACGTAWHACLLGKFFLEELARIPAEVDYGSEFRYRNPPLDADSLVLTVSQSGETADTLAALEYARTAGATTLTVCNVVDASIPRKADMVVYTHAGPEISVASTKAFTTQVTALYLLAVYLGRRRGVLDQATGQRLLEDLVNLPALVQQLLNKERSVEKIAKKYGHADDFLYLGRGVNYPIALEGALKLKELSYIHAEGYPAGEMKHGPIALIDDQLPVVVLLPKDAVYAKTLSNMKEVEARGGRIIALTDAPSPELEDIAWEIVQVPRTHHLLMPIMLTVPLQLLAYHVALYRGTDVDQPRNLAKSVTVE from the coding sequence ATGTGCGGCATCATCGGTTATGTCGGCCACCGTCAGGCTGCCCCGCTGTTGTACCAGGGGCTGCAACGTCTGGCCTACCGGGGCTATGACTCGGCCGGGCTGGCGGTGGCCGGCAACGGGATCGTGCTGCGGCGCTCGGTCGGCAAGCTGGAGAACCTCGACCACGTCCTGCGCGCCGAGCCGGTCCAGGGCACGGTCGGCGTGGGCCATACCCGCTGGGCCACCCACGGACGACCGTCCGAGGAGAACGCCCACCCGCACCGGGCCGGACAGGTGGTGGTCATCCACAACGGCATTATTGAAAACTATCTGGAGCTGCGCCACGAACTGCTCGCCCGGGGTCGACGCTTCAGCTCGGAGACCGATACCGAGGTGATCTCGCATCTCATCGACCAGCATATCCAGGACGGACTGACTTTTGCCGAGGCCACCCGGGCCGCCCTGAAACGCCTGGCCGGCTCGTTTGCCATTGTCGCCCTGTGCGAGAGCCAGCCCGATACCATTATTGCGGCCAAGAACGCGACGCCCATTGTTGTCGGTCTGGGGGAGGGCGAGAACTTCATTGCGTCCGATATCCCGGCCCTGTTGGACTATACCCGCCAGGTTGCTTTCCTCGACGACGGCGACCTGGCCGAGGTCAGCCGTGGGGGAGTCCGCTTCTCCAACTTTGACGGTCAGCCGGTCGAACGTGCGCCACGCCATGTGAGCTGGGACGCGCTGACCGCCCAGAAGGAGGGCTATAAGCACTTCCTGCTCAAGGAGATTCACGAGCAGCCGCAGGCCATTATCGATACCATGCGGAGCCGCATCCGAGCCGAGGAGGGGCATGTGTGGCTGGGCGAACTCGAGGCTCACGGCCGGGTCCTGGACTCGATCAAACGCGTTGCGCTGCTGGCCTGCGGCACGGCCTGGCACGCCTGTCTGCTGGGCAAGTTTTTCCTGGAAGAGTTGGCCCGTATTCCGGCCGAGGTCGATTACGGCAGTGAATTCCGCTATCGCAATCCACCCCTTGACGCCGACAGCCTGGTCCTGACCGTGTCGCAGTCGGGCGAAACGGCCGACACCCTGGCGGCGCTGGAGTATGCCCGGACGGCTGGGGCCACAACCCTCACTGTCTGTAATGTGGTCGACGCCTCGATCCCGCGTAAGGCCGACATGGTCGTCTATACCCACGCCGGACCGGAGATCAGCGTCGCCTCAACCAAAGCGTTTACGACCCAGGTCACGGCGCTCTACCTGCTGGCGGTGTATCTTGGCCGACGCCGCGGCGTTCTCGACCAAGCCACCGGTCAGCGGCTCCTCGAAGACCTGGTCAATCTGCCTGCTCTCGTCCAACAGCTCCTGAATAAAGAGCGTAGCGTTGAAAAAATCGCCAAAAAATATGGCCACGCCGACGATTTCCTATACCTGGGGCGTGGGGTGAATTATCCCATCGCGCTCGAAGGGGCGCTCAAGCTCAAGGAACTCTCGTACATCCATGCCGAGGGCTATCCGGCCGGAGAGATGAAACACGGCCCCATCGCGCTGATTGACGACCAGCTGCCGGTGGTCGTGCTGCTTCCCAAAGACGCCGTGTACGCCAAGACGCTCAGCAACATGAAAGAGGTCGAGGCGCGTGGCGGACGGATCATCGCCCTGACCGACGCGCCGTCGCCCGAGCTGGAGGATATTGCCTGGGAAATCGTTCAGGTCCCCCGCACCCACCACCTGCTGATGCCCATCATGCTGACGGTTCCGCTTCAGCTGCTGGCCTACCATGTTGCCCTGTACCGCGGCACCGATGTCGACCAGCCCCGCAACCTGGCCAAGAGTGTGACAGTGGAGTAA